From Coleofasciculus sp. FACHB-1120, one genomic window encodes:
- a CDS encoding response regulator has product MSINSGHEIILVIDDNPTNLEVLHNALGSFGYEILVEMDGFSGIEQARSYLPDLILLDVQMPGIDGFETCRKLQADPSTKSIPVIFMTALTDTTDKVKGLQLGAVDYITKPFRQEEALARIQTHLKIRRLSLELEQQKKELEQVVQNRTAELTCTLQELKKTQLQLIQNEKLSTIGQLVSGIAHEINNPVGCITGNLEQATLAVKDAVDYIRLYQTKFPNPGIEIEQKAEEIELEYLLDDLPKMFFSMQTGIERIRNISTSLRTFSRADVDFKVSVNIHDGLESTLMILQHRLKAHDYRPAIQVIKKYGEIPKVECYLGQLNQVFMNILANAIDALEEANQGHTYEGIKANPNQIIVKTQMKDEHQVAIRIADNGRGMTKDIQHRIFDHLFTTKPVGKGTGLGLTIAHQIIVEKHGGTIEVNSELGQGTEFIITLPIV; this is encoded by the coding sequence ATGTCAATTAATTCCGGTCACGAAATTATTTTAGTCATTGATGATAACCCAACCAATCTAGAAGTACTTCATAATGCTTTGGGTTCTTTTGGCTATGAAATTTTGGTAGAAATGGATGGTTTTAGTGGAATCGAGCAAGCCAGAAGCTATCTGCCAGACTTGATTTTGCTAGATGTCCAGATGCCAGGAATTGATGGATTTGAAACCTGCCGTAAATTGCAGGCAGATCCATCTACAAAAAGTATCCCAGTAATTTTTATGACGGCGCTGACTGATACCACAGACAAGGTGAAGGGGTTACAGTTAGGAGCCGTAGATTATATTACAAAACCGTTTCGTCAAGAAGAAGCACTTGCCCGGATTCAAACCCATTTAAAAATTCGACGTTTGAGCTTAGAACTCGAACAACAAAAAAAAGAACTTGAACAAGTTGTTCAAAACCGCACGGCTGAATTAACCTGCACCCTGCAAGAATTGAAGAAGACACAATTGCAGTTAATTCAGAATGAAAAGCTGTCTACAATTGGTCAGTTAGTTTCTGGGATTGCTCATGAAATCAATAATCCCGTTGGTTGTATTACTGGCAATTTAGAGCAAGCGACGCTTGCTGTTAAAGATGCAGTTGATTATATCCGTCTTTATCAAACTAAGTTCCCTAATCCTGGCATAGAAATTGAACAGAAAGCCGAAGAGATTGAGCTTGAATATCTTCTAGACGATTTACCGAAAATGTTCTTCTCTATGCAGACAGGAATCGAGCGAATCCGCAACATTAGTACATCGCTCAGAACCTTCTCGCGTGCTGATGTAGATTTCAAGGTATCAGTGAACATTCATGATGGGCTTGAGAGTACCCTGATGATTTTGCAACATCGCTTGAAAGCTCACGATTATCGTCCGGCAATTCAAGTCATTAAAAAATATGGTGAAATTCCTAAGGTTGAGTGTTATTTAGGACAACTCAATCAGGTCTTCATGAATATTTTGGCAAATGCAATTGATGCTTTGGAAGAAGCAAACCAGGGGCACACTTATGAAGGTATTAAAGCAAATCCTAACCAAATTATCGTTAAAACCCAAATGAAAGATGAACATCAGGTTGCAATCCGAATTGCAGATAATGGGAGGGGCATGACGAAAGATATCCAGCACCGCATCTTTGACCATCTATTTACGACCAAACCCGTTGGAAAAGGAACAGGTTTAGGATTAACGATTGCTCATCAAATTATTGTTGAAAAGCATGGAGGAACGATTGAAGTAAATTCGGAATTGGGACAAGGCACAGAGTTTATCATCACACTTCCAATTGTGTAA
- a CDS encoding MFS transporter — MSLDSKNKTTRTVILLTMIFLVIELLDELVDGVRGAAYPLIRNDLHLSYLQVGLLLTIPNTISSLIEPILGIWADIGQRRQLILGGGVGFAIALLLISLSDNFSWLLAAFVLFYPASGAFVSLSQATLMDMEPTRHEQNMARWGLAGSLGNVLGPLALAGAIAFHQSWRSVFLLLAVLTVLLVGMLWQYPIATPTASGDVDQPTHSFKDGIRYAIQSLKRGNVLRWLTLLQFSDLMLDVLSGFLALYFVDVVGVNNTQASFALTVWLGFGLLGDFLLIPLLERVQGLAYLKVSAILVLCLYPAFLVAPNINLKLVILGFLGLLNSGWYSILQGQLYTAMPGQSGTVMTLNNLAGLVGGLAPFALGLVAQQYGLQPTMWMLLAAPIALLIALF; from the coding sequence ATGTCATTGGATAGTAAAAACAAAACGACCAGGACTGTCATTTTGTTAACGATGATCTTCCTGGTCATTGAGCTATTAGACGAACTGGTGGATGGAGTCCGGGGTGCTGCGTATCCATTGATTCGCAATGACCTGCATCTTTCTTACCTGCAAGTTGGACTGTTACTGACCATACCCAATACAATCAGCAGCCTGATAGAGCCAATTCTGGGAATTTGGGCAGATATTGGACAGCGACGGCAATTGATTTTGGGGGGAGGCGTTGGTTTTGCGATCGCATTACTCCTCATCTCCCTTAGCGATAACTTTTCCTGGCTGTTAGCAGCCTTTGTGCTGTTTTATCCTGCATCCGGTGCCTTTGTCAGTCTTTCCCAGGCGACGCTGATGGACATGGAACCGACTCGCCACGAGCAAAACATGGCACGGTGGGGATTAGCGGGTTCGCTTGGCAATGTCCTGGGACCTTTGGCTTTAGCGGGTGCGATCGCATTCCATCAAAGTTGGCGGAGTGTGTTTTTACTATTGGCAGTACTGACGGTATTACTTGTAGGAATGTTGTGGCAGTATCCAATCGCAACTCCAACGGCATCCGGTGATGTTGATCAACCCACGCACAGCTTCAAAGATGGCATCCGTTATGCCATCCAAAGCTTAAAACGAGGTAACGTGTTGCGTTGGTTAACATTGTTGCAATTTTCCGATTTAATGCTGGATGTTTTGAGTGGCTTTTTGGCGCTGTATTTTGTTGATGTAGTAGGTGTAAACAACACACAAGCGAGTTTTGCTCTCACAGTCTGGTTGGGGTTTGGCTTATTGGGAGATTTCCTCCTAATTCCCTTACTCGAACGAGTGCAAGGACTTGCTTATTTGAAGGTTAGCGCCATCCTTGTTTTGTGTCTTTATCCAGCTTTTTTGGTTGCACCCAATATCAATCTCAAGCTAGTCATTCTTGGCTTCCTGGGCCTCCTTAATTCGGGATGGTACTCTATTCTCCAGGGGCAATTGTACACAGCGATGCCGGGGCAGAGCGGAACCGTCATGACGCTCAACAACCTGGCAGGTTTGGTGGGTGGTTTAGCGCCGTTTGCATTGGGTTTGGTTGCTCAACAGTATGGTTTGCAACCTACGATGTGGATGTTACTTGCAGCACCCATTGCCCTACTGATTGCGCTTTTTTGA